Proteins from one Sabethes cyaneus chromosome 2, idSabCyanKW18_F2, whole genome shotgun sequence genomic window:
- the LOC128738944 gene encoding zinc finger and SCAN domain-containing protein 12-like encodes MNKKHSKRSSQKIAKEQNIKVKNIKHQINELTDVSLTGSTELQLKSSEKAKRRYVRTRAVQANPEDIDKSDCIPRVEGENETIVPVVGETVAPQCRFCLRRVLRGNLKIILTKHKPKVLAAFKIKIFPGDAYPLACCNCLNLLEIMLDFKEAVLKAKNLLLSERMYLDSNGWDDPDCVEAIAKCKTVVEQHKKEIDCTYQEVMKRKTATEVMAEDESYGDPPSEPFLVESENHFECPESLTEEIVQTVEPIPNDKEVKQSSSPFQIDIKDEGDDSNLLPSMEMNDLDFTVSLQKPKRIKKEKKAKKTGSSRKSLKKDSSVKEQLSRSELCDLCGQRVCFQAVESHKNRHLGIKPYTCPAEGCGLSFYSRFNQVKHVKRIHGENGVPTHKCDICGTHIRGALNVLNWHKRKHDEVKQHVCQFCGKAFTIRQYLRQHVTVVHTEVFPHECRYCGKKFKLKWSMWAHEKNVHEKKQQPVSMPAEPQAASCEAQPKTECIYN; translated from the exons ATGAATAAAAAACATTCAAAGCGCAGTTCGCAAAAGATTGCGAAAGAACAAAATATTAAAGTGAAAAACATAAAACACCAAATAAATGAACTTACTGATGTGTCACTCACGGGTTCTACGGAATTGCAATTGAAAAG CTCTGAAAAAGCCAAACGCAGGTACGTGAGAACCCGTGCCGTTCAAGCTAATCCCGAAGACATCGACAAAAGCGATTGTATCCCTAGGGTTGAGGGTGAAAACGAAACAATCGTTCCGGTGGTGGGAGAAACTGTTGCTCCACAATGTCGGTTCTGCTTGCGTCGCGTACTGCGGGGTAACTTGAAAATAATCCTCACGAAGCACAAGCCCAAAGTTCTGGCAGCATTCAAGATAAAAATATTCCCTGGCGATGCGTATCCGCTTGCCTGCTGCAATTGTCTCAATCTGCTGGAGATAATGCTAGATTTCAAGGAAGCCGTGTTGAAAGCGAAAAATTTACTGCTGAGCGAACGAATGTACCTCGACAGCAACGGTTGGGATGATCCCGATTGCGTGGAGGCAATTGCCAAATGTAAGACGGTCGTAGAGCAGCACAAAAAGGAAATTGATTGCACATACCAAGAGGTCATGAAGAGAAAGACAGCTACTGAAGTAATGGCAGAAGACGAGAGTTATGGTGACCCACCGAGTGAGCCATTCCTTGTGGAATCTGAAAACCACTTCGAATGCCCAGAATCACTAACGGAAGAAATCGTACAGACCGTCGAGCCCATTCCAAACGACAAAGAAGTAAAACAGTCTTCGAGTCCTTTTCAAATTGACATCAAAGATGAGGGTGACGATTCAAACCTTTTACCATCGATGGAAATGAACGATCTGGATTTTACGGTGAGCTTACAGAAACCTAAAAgaatcaaaaaagaaaaaaaggcgaAGAAAACGGGGAGCAGCAGAAAATCTCTGAAAAAAGATTCATCTGTTAAGGAACAGTTGTCGCGCTCGGAATTGTGCGATCTATGCGGACAGCGCGTGTGCTTTCAGGCGGTGGAATCACACAAAAACCGTCATCTAGGAATTAAGCCCTACACGTGCCCAGCCGAGGGTTGTGGTTTGAGTTTTTACAGCCGATTCAATCAGGTCAAGCACGTGAAACGAATTCACGGTGAAAATGGGGTTCCAACGCACAAGTGCGATATCTGCGGAACGCACATCCGAGGAGCGCTGAACGTACTGAACTGGCACAAGCGTAAGCACGACGAAGTGAAGCAACACGTTTGTCAGTTTTGCGGCAAGGCTTTCACCATACGCCAGTACCTGCGACAGCACGTTACCGTAGTGCACACGGAGGTGTTTCCGCACGAATGTCGCTATTGCGGTAAAAA GTTTAAACTGAAATGGAGTATGTGGGCACACGAAAAGAATGTCCATGAAAAGAAACAGCAGCCTGTCTCGATGCCGGCGGAGCCGCAGGCGGCCAGTTGTGAGGCACAACCAAAAACGGAATGTATTTACAACTAA
- the LOC128737515 gene encoding zinc finger protein 649-like isoform X2, whose translation MEAARQMRRNARKIKDEPPFELVAIKDDPDGDISLTLIQEDSPDRNSGASSKRKYLRSRAVQVKSEDIDVSVPTVPGENEPINPVVGESTVAQCRFCLRRVLRSNLKIILTKHKQKAHAAFKIKIFPGDAYPFACCNCLNLLDIMLDFKEAVMKAKNLLLSERAFLESEGWDDTDCMDAISKCRSVVEQHKNQIDCSYQEYTRRKQAEETKKETMEIVEPPNPADVNSDGLDTPITLEHSAEYVSINKSELDICDTLETGLEAEPDILLADDAEDKDANSDLLSATESEEEDFVQLKKVKRSRKSKVKSAKQSKSAGKASSSTQELCDLCGQRVCAQAAESHKNRHLGIKPYSCPAEGCDLTFYSRFNQTLHVRRIHRENGVPSHKCDICGRYIRGALGVLNYHKRKHQQTKKHECQFCGKGFTMMQYLKQHLTVVHSEVFPYECSYCGKKFKLKWSMITHEKNVHEKKHQAALAQEQTDTNCTITGDTGYEYV comes from the exons ATGGAAGCGGCACGCCAAATGCGAAGAAACGCACGGAAAATAAAAGACGAACCACCGTTCGAACTGGTGGCCATAAAGGACGATCCCGATGGCGATATTTCGCTTACGCTGATCCAGGAAGATTCGCCGGATCGAAACAG TGGAGCATCGTCGAAGCGCAAGTATTTACGATCTCGAGCAGTCCAGGTGAAATCGGAAGATATCGATGTCAGCGTCCCGACGGTACCGGGCGAGAATGAACCCATTAATCCCGTAGTGGGCGAGTCCACCGTTGCGCAGTGTAGGTTTTGTCTACGCAGAGTGTTGCGTAGCAACTTGAAAATTATCCTTACAAAGCATAAGCAGAAGGCTCACGCGGCTTTTAAGATCAAAATATTCCCTGGAGATGCGTATCCATTTGCCTGCTGCAATTGTCTGAATCTGCTGGACATCATGTTGGACTTTAAAGAAGCGGTAATGAAGGCAAAAAACCTACTTTTGAGCGAAAGGGCCTTCCTGGAAAGCGAAGGATGGGACGATACTGATTGCATGGACGCTATTTCCAAATGCAGGTCCGTAGTGGAACAGCACAAGAATCAGATCGACTGCTCTTATCAAGAGTACACGCGGCGCAAGCAGGCAgaagaaacgaagaaagaaacTATGGAAATTGTTGAACCACCTAATCCGGCGGATGTCAATAGTGATGGTCTGGATACGCCCATAACACTTGAACATTCAGCTGAGTACGTATCGATAAACAAATCGGAATTAGATATTTGCGATACGCTCGAAACGGGCCTGGAAGCGGAACCGGACATACTTTTGGCGGACGACGCGGAGGATAAAGACGCGAATTCAGACCTGTTGAGTGCGACCGAATCGGAGGAAGAGGATTTCGTACAgttgaaaaaggtaaaacgcagcagaaagtcgaaagtcaaatccGCCAAGCAAAGCAAGTCAGCTGGTAAAGCGTCGTCTAGCACCCAGGAACTGTGCGATCTGTGCGGACAGCGTGTTTGCGCCCAAGCAGCGGAATCACACAAAAATCGCCATCTAG GAATTAAACCGTACTCCTGTCCAGCCGAAGGCTGCGATTTAACGTTCTACAGTAGATTTAATCAAACGTTGCACGTCAGGCGCATTCATCGGGAGAACGGTGTACCGTCGCATAAATGCGACATCTGCGGACGGTACATCCGTGGGGCGTTGGGTGTGCTGAACTACCACAAACGCAAGCATCAGCAAACGAAGAAACATGAGTGTCAATTTTGCGGTAAAGGATTCACGATGATGCAGTATCTCAAGCAGCATCTGACGGTCGTTCATTCCGAAGTGTTTCCGTACGAGTGCAGCTACTGCGGGAAAAA GTTCAAACTCAAATGGAGCATGATAACGCATGAGAAAAATGTGCACGAAAAGAAGCACCAGGCTGCGTTGGCGCAGGAGCAAACCGACACTAATTGTACCATAACGGGAGACACCGGGTATGAATACGTTTGA
- the LOC128737781 gene encoding zinc finger protein 37-like yields MENSRRFRRGARKIKDEPSFELVNIKAEPDDDSNDDTVDSSLASSTAGKAKRRHTRSRAVQVKPEDIDEAATPKLIVPSIPGENEPIDPAHSKTEVPQCRLCLRRVSRANLNIILTKHKSKTLAALKIKIFPNDAYPLACSNCLNLLDIILDFREAVTKAKNLLLSEGTFLESDGWDDSDCVEAIAKCRTVVEQHRNQINCIYQKFIKRENGELETDNAEYVQDNSTHLSLSDDHSIIAAAAEAEESSEYTDSVKPEPIGEHVGMTNVESEPEFEIDFIDEADESDFSPSSDSNDKDFACEKPATKSKKLKESKVHTPKVKKSNESTKKSKSYPKSKQKQELCDLCGQQVFPLAAEAHKNRHLGIKPYSCPAEGCELTFYSRINQTDHVRRIHSANGVPSYKCDICGRTIRGGKSVFNYHKRKHQHSKSHVCQFCGKGFTLRQYLKQHVTVVHTEVFPHECKYCGKKFKLKWSMLAHEKNVHEKKNQTFVTVDQQIPSNDLLPDTALDYA; encoded by the exons ATGGAAAACTCGCGGCGTTTTCGCCGCGGTGCACGCAAAATAAAGGATGAACCGTCCTTTGAATTGGTAAACATTAAGGCAGAACCGGACGACGATAGCAATGACGATACGGTGGATTCTAGCCTAGCGAGCAG CACTGCTGGGAAAGCGAAACGACGACACACACGGTCACGAGCCGTGCAGGTCAAACCGGAGGATATCGATGAAGCAGCTACCCCGAAGCTAATCGTACCGTCGATTCCCGGCGAAAACGAACCGATCGACCCGGCACACAGTAAAACTGAGGTTCCACAGTGTCGGCTCTGTTTGCGACGAGTGTCGCGGGCTAATCTCAATATAATTCTTACCAAACACAAGTCCAAAACGCTTGCAGCgctaaaaatcaaaatttttccgAACGATGCATATCCCTTGGCATGCAGTAATTGCCTAAATCTACTGGATATTATTTTGGACTTTAGGGAAGCCGTGACTAAAGCCAAAAATCTACTGCTAAGTGAGGGAACGTTTTTAGAGAGTGACGGATGGGATGATTCCGATTGTGTGGAAGCTATCGCTAAATGTCGGACGGTCGTGGAGCAGCACAGAAATCAAATTAACTGTATCTATCAGAAATTTATAAAGCGTGAAAATGGGGAATTGGAAACCGATAATGCTGAATATGTGCAAGACAATTCTACACACTTGAGTTTGAGTGATGATCATTCGATAATAGCTGCTGCAGCTGAAGCAGAAGAAAGCAGTGAATATACGGATTCTGTCAAACCAGAACCTATTGGTGAGCACGTTGGTATGACCAACGTCGAGTCAGAACCGGAGTTCGAAATAGATTTTATCGATGAAGCTGATGAGTCCGACTTTTCTCCGTCGTCAGATTCTAACGACAAAGATTTTGCATGTGAAAAACCAgcaacaaaaagcaaaaagttaAAAGAAAGTAAAGTGCACACCCCGAAGGTGAAAAAATCTAATGAATCTACGAAAAAATCGAAGTCTTACcccaaaagcaaacaaaaacagGAGCTTTGCGACCTGTGTGGACAACAGGTATTTCCACTAGCAGCCGAAGCACATAAAAATAGACATTTAG GCATCAAACCATACTCGTGTCCTGCGGAGGGCTGTGAGCTGACGTTCTACAGCAGAATTAATCAGACGGATCACGTGCGACGGATTCACAGTGCAAATGGTGTGCCATCGTACAAGTGCGACATATGTGGACGAACCATACGGGGCGGTAAAAGTGTGTTTAACTACCATAAGCGCAAGCACCAGCATAGCAAATCACACGTGTGCCAATTTTGCGGGAAGGGGTTCACGTTGCGCCAATATCTGAAGCAGCACGTAACCGTGGTGCACACTGAAGTGTTTCCACATGAGTGCAAATATTGTGGGAAAAA GTTTAAACTAAAGTGGAGTATGTTAGCACACGAAAAAAATGttcatgaaaagaaaaatcaaacatTCGTAACAGTAGATCAACAAATTCCATCAAATGATCTGCTGCCAGATACTGCATTGGATTATGCTTAA
- the LOC128737515 gene encoding zinc finger protein 649-like isoform X1: MEAARQMRRNARKIKDEPPFELVAIKDDPDGDISLTLIQEDSPDRNSSGASSKRKYLRSRAVQVKSEDIDVSVPTVPGENEPINPVVGESTVAQCRFCLRRVLRSNLKIILTKHKQKAHAAFKIKIFPGDAYPFACCNCLNLLDIMLDFKEAVMKAKNLLLSERAFLESEGWDDTDCMDAISKCRSVVEQHKNQIDCSYQEYTRRKQAEETKKETMEIVEPPNPADVNSDGLDTPITLEHSAEYVSINKSELDICDTLETGLEAEPDILLADDAEDKDANSDLLSATESEEEDFVQLKKVKRSRKSKVKSAKQSKSAGKASSSTQELCDLCGQRVCAQAAESHKNRHLGIKPYSCPAEGCDLTFYSRFNQTLHVRRIHRENGVPSHKCDICGRYIRGALGVLNYHKRKHQQTKKHECQFCGKGFTMMQYLKQHLTVVHSEVFPYECSYCGKKFKLKWSMITHEKNVHEKKHQAALAQEQTDTNCTITGDTGYEYV, encoded by the exons ATGGAAGCGGCACGCCAAATGCGAAGAAACGCACGGAAAATAAAAGACGAACCACCGTTCGAACTGGTGGCCATAAAGGACGATCCCGATGGCGATATTTCGCTTACGCTGATCCAGGAAGATTCGCCGGATCGAAACAG CAGTGGAGCATCGTCGAAGCGCAAGTATTTACGATCTCGAGCAGTCCAGGTGAAATCGGAAGATATCGATGTCAGCGTCCCGACGGTACCGGGCGAGAATGAACCCATTAATCCCGTAGTGGGCGAGTCCACCGTTGCGCAGTGTAGGTTTTGTCTACGCAGAGTGTTGCGTAGCAACTTGAAAATTATCCTTACAAAGCATAAGCAGAAGGCTCACGCGGCTTTTAAGATCAAAATATTCCCTGGAGATGCGTATCCATTTGCCTGCTGCAATTGTCTGAATCTGCTGGACATCATGTTGGACTTTAAAGAAGCGGTAATGAAGGCAAAAAACCTACTTTTGAGCGAAAGGGCCTTCCTGGAAAGCGAAGGATGGGACGATACTGATTGCATGGACGCTATTTCCAAATGCAGGTCCGTAGTGGAACAGCACAAGAATCAGATCGACTGCTCTTATCAAGAGTACACGCGGCGCAAGCAGGCAgaagaaacgaagaaagaaacTATGGAAATTGTTGAACCACCTAATCCGGCGGATGTCAATAGTGATGGTCTGGATACGCCCATAACACTTGAACATTCAGCTGAGTACGTATCGATAAACAAATCGGAATTAGATATTTGCGATACGCTCGAAACGGGCCTGGAAGCGGAACCGGACATACTTTTGGCGGACGACGCGGAGGATAAAGACGCGAATTCAGACCTGTTGAGTGCGACCGAATCGGAGGAAGAGGATTTCGTACAgttgaaaaaggtaaaacgcagcagaaagtcgaaagtcaaatccGCCAAGCAAAGCAAGTCAGCTGGTAAAGCGTCGTCTAGCACCCAGGAACTGTGCGATCTGTGCGGACAGCGTGTTTGCGCCCAAGCAGCGGAATCACACAAAAATCGCCATCTAG GAATTAAACCGTACTCCTGTCCAGCCGAAGGCTGCGATTTAACGTTCTACAGTAGATTTAATCAAACGTTGCACGTCAGGCGCATTCATCGGGAGAACGGTGTACCGTCGCATAAATGCGACATCTGCGGACGGTACATCCGTGGGGCGTTGGGTGTGCTGAACTACCACAAACGCAAGCATCAGCAAACGAAGAAACATGAGTGTCAATTTTGCGGTAAAGGATTCACGATGATGCAGTATCTCAAGCAGCATCTGACGGTCGTTCATTCCGAAGTGTTTCCGTACGAGTGCAGCTACTGCGGGAAAAA GTTCAAACTCAAATGGAGCATGATAACGCATGAGAAAAATGTGCACGAAAAGAAGCACCAGGCTGCGTTGGCGCAGGAGCAAACCGACACTAATTGTACCATAACGGGAGACACCGGGTATGAATACGTTTGA
- the LOC128738942 gene encoding zinc finger and BTB domain-containing protein 41-like: MENSRRFRRGARKVKEELSFELVDIKTEPDNASSRSSSSDENMFNSNTDMGSIAGKVKRRYTRTRAVQVKPEDIDDNVATRVNVPSIAGENEPIDPVYGETVVPQCRFCLRRVARSNLKIILTKHKSKALAAFRIKIFPGDAYPLACCNCLNLLDIMLDFKEAVAKAKNLLLGERMYLESEGWDDSDCVEAIAKCRTVVEQHKNQVDCIYQEFSKRRSAADSKKDNSTENVELSQMTSTNLVDDVHQIVSAVIDAGETSECMDSIKAEVFSSEPITTLISNSQPEPESEMDFLLDGDVSRFSSSSDSENEDYITQKKTKKRSKRRNDDFEKPVKAPRKNRKSKNNESLSPKPKRTRKSSKEKATPSASSKEHDPRQELCDLCGQRVCPQAAESHKNRHLGIKPYSCPAEGCELTFYSRVNQISHVKRIHSENGVPTYKCDICGRNIRGAIKVINYHKRKHMHTKSHICQFCGKGFTMRQYLKQHVTVVHTEVFPHECKYCGKKFKLKWSMLAHEKNVHEKKNHTTVAVEQQIPTCDVPPQGPGFEYV, encoded by the exons ATGGAAAACTCGCGGCGCTTCCGCCGAGGCGCACGGAAAGTTAAGGAAGAGCTGTCCTTTGAGTTGGTCGACATCAAAACGGAGCCGGACAACGCTagcagcaggagcagcagcagtgatgAAAATATGTTCAATTCTAATACTGACATGGGCAG CATTGCGGGTAAAGTCAAACGGCGATACACTAGGACGCGGGCCGTTCAAGTGAAACCGGAGGATATCGACGATAATGTTGCCACGAGAGTGAATGTGCCATCGATTGCGGGTGAAAACGAACCGATCGATCCGGTTTACGGTGAGACTGTCGTTCCACAATGTCGATTCTGTTTGAGGAGAGTTGCACGAAGTAATCTGAAAATAATCCTTACAAAACATAAATCCAAGGCGCTTGCAGCGTTTAGAATCAAGATCTTCCCGGGCGACGCGTACCCGTTAGCATGCTGTAACTGTTTAAACTTGTTGGATATTATGTTGGATTTCAAGGAAGCAGTAGCGAAAGCGAAAAATTTGTTGCTGGGTGAGAGAATGTACTTGGAAAGTGAAGGATGGGATGATTCCGATTGCGTGGAAGCTATTGCTAAATGCCGGACCGTAGTGGAGCAGCACAAAAATCAGGTTGATTGCATCTATCAAGAGTTTTCGAAAAGACGAAGTGCTGCTGATTCGAAGAAAGATAATTCTACTGAAAATGTCGAACTATCACAAATGACATCTACAAATCTGGTAGATGATGTTCATCAAATAGTTTCTGCAGTAATTGATGCGGGAGAAACCAGTGAGTGTATGGATTCCATTAAGGCAGAAGTTTTTTCTAGTGAACCTATTACTACCCTCATAAGTAATAGTCAACCAGAACCGGAATCTGAAATGGATTTTCTACTAGACGGTGATGTTTCGAGATTTTCGTCATCATCAGATTCTGAGAACGAAGATTATATAACTCAAAAGAAAACCAAGAAAAGAAGCAAGCGAAGGAACGATGATTTTGAAAAGCCGGTGAAAGCACcaagaaaaaataggaaatcGAAAAACAATGAATCTTTGAGCCCCAAACCGAAAAGAACGCGGAAGTCTTCGAAGGAAAAGGCTACGCCGTCGGCATCCAGCAAAGAACACGATCCCCGCCAAGAGCTGTGCGACCTCTGCGGACAGCGGGTGTGTCCCCAAGCAGCCGAATCGCACAAAAATCGCCATTTAG GCataaaaccgtactcgtgcccTGCCGAAGGATGTGAACTAACATTCTACAGCAGGGTCAACCAAATATCGCATGTGAAAAGAATTCACAGTGAAAACGGCGTGCCAACGTACAAATGTGATATCTGTGGCCGAAATATTCGGGGTGCCATCAAGGTGATCAACTACCACAAGCGCAAGCATATGCACACCAAGTCGCACATTTGCCAATTTTGCGGGAAAGGATTCACGATGCGCCAGTATCTGAAGCAACATGTCACCGTTGTGCATACGGAAGTGTTTCCCCACGAGTGCAAATATTGCGGGAAAAA ATTTAAGCTGAAGTGGAGTATGCTGGCGCACGAAAAAAATGTTCACGAAAAGAAGAACCACACAACCGTGGCGGTAGAACAGCAAATTCCAACATGTGATGTGCCGCCACAAGGCCCCGGATTTGAATATGTTTAA
- the LOC128738950 gene encoding zinc finger protein 888-like — protein MVRAHLKQIKTIFKEQRAKQDHAALGKEYDSLTVLNVIKTDIKNENEITASSISEDDPPLTGFAPKDTSTETAHRRGRKPKDQPEFMPQLCDFCGKRVCGEAAEGHKNQHLGIRPYPCPVAGCSLVFHGRYNRLRHVKRMHGETGVEVHACHLCGKTIRGPRRALKYHLQRHEQNQRAEKAFLCQICGKGFALQRYLAQHSVVHSGEFPHKCGYCHKKFNNKWGMRTHEKNIHEKRNHVPLDFGQNTKAK, from the exons ATGGTTCGGGCTCATCTCAAACAaattaaaacaatctttaaGGAGCAACGAGCAAAACAGGACCACGCTGCCTTGGGTAAAGAATATGATTCACTAACCGTATTGAACGTGATTAAGACTGacattaaaaatgaaaatgaaattaccGCATCCAGTATCAGCGAAGATGATCCGCCGTTGACAGGCTTCGCGCCGAAGGACACATCCACCGAAACCGCACACCGACGTGGACGAAAACCCAAAGATCAGCCGGAGTTTATGCCGCAACTTTGCGACTTCTGCGGCAAACGGGTGTGCGGCGAAGCCGCCGAAGGTCACAAAAACCAACATTTGGGAATACGGCCATACCCGTGTCCGGTGGCCGGATGCAGTCTTGTGTTTCACGGCCGCTACAACCGATTGCGTCACGTCAAACGAATGCATGGCGAGACGGGAGTCGAAGTGCACGCCTGTCACCTGTGCGGTAAGACCATTCGTGGCCCAAGGCGGGCGCTAAAGTACCACCTGCAACGGCACGAGCAAAACCAGCGGGCCGAGAAGGCCTTCCTCTGTCAGATATGCGGAAAAGGTTTCGCCCTTCAACGCTATCTAGCGCAGCATTCCGTTGTGCATTCGGGAGAGTTCCCGCACAAATGCGGGTACTGCCATAAGAA GTTCAACAACAAATGGGGAATGCGCACGCATGAGAAAAACATCCACGAAAAGCGAAATCATGTTCCTTTGGACTTTGGGCAGAACactaaagcaaaataa